Within Dreissena polymorpha isolate Duluth1 chromosome 13, UMN_Dpol_1.0, whole genome shotgun sequence, the genomic segment AACAAGTCAGTGACTTTGCAGTTTTTCCATTACGATGTATGGACGCTTTATTTTCTTGAATGCAGCTAATGTTTCCTTTTGGCCATGTATGGCCAAAAAGAAAGATAGAAAATCTTTATAATAACGTTAATATGATATCTCAACATTAAATTACACACACAGGTTAAGTTTGTTGATCGATGCATGCATGTTTGACTATGTGCACATGTATTTCTAGTTCTGACGACAAGCGAGCCAGAAGAAGTCCCCGCAGCGACTCGCGGCTTGCTTACCATCTAGAGTCGCATAGATTTCATTGAATGCCCCACTTAATGCACCAGGCAATAGTAATTCTGCTCTCCGAGTATTTATGGGCGCAGACCGCTTCAGACCGTAATGCTGCTTTGAACTCCGCCTTTGTACAGGGACTAAAGAATGCCACCTTGGACCCAGAAGCATTTGGTAATGATTAACTTGTGGATGCACGTTCCTTTTTTAAGAgctttttcataaatatttgaacgGTTTAGTAAAGGTATACTATTAACTGTCTGCACACGTCATATCACATTGAGACGTTTTCTAAAGTAAAGTATAATATATATCCTTGATAAGTTAACATGTTCGGATTTTAAACAACAACATGGACGAACGGCACTCGTGGCTACCTCTgataaaagaaacaaacaaaatgtaattAGCGTTTATAAACAGAAGCTTTCAAGAATAGCTCTTCTGAGCAAAAGTCATGATGATTGATCCAATATTGATATTTCTTAGAATATGCACAAGTGAAAATGAACCATCCCAAAGCAGTCAGTTTATTGTGGACCATTTAAAAATCAGTCGATATTTCTTGAGAGCAAGCATTCTAAGCAAAGTGTCTTCTGTATTCTTAAGTGTTCACGGTTTTAGACTTTGTTTATAACACAAACTATACGCGGCTCCTGGTAGGGAGTTTCATTTTTTCCTAAAATTTTACGCATTTTTTTGGTAACTTGCAATGCAAATTGCTGTGGAAAAAAACGTATTCGCAAATAATGTATACAAATTGTTATAAACCtatgataatataaatatttaattgttactaATGCAATATAATAGGTGTATTAGCAAATAATTAGTAAACGTTCAAATACTTATTGCATTCGTCACGTTGATAATGAAATATTCTACTACCCCTTAGGAAACTACATGATACAGGATTCTCTGTTTTGTTATGCGGTCAAAAACATCATCGACATCGCTCTCAAGAACGCAACTGATCCCGCCGTGTGGAAATTTTTGAATGCTACTGGAGCATCCTACGAAAGGTACATAATGTGATTATATAAGacgtttataataaatatttttcttaattagTAAATAACACCTTCAGtgtgttgtttaatatataattgatattttgggaAGTTTAACAATAATTTCTTATCATTGAACAGATGTTGAAATCGGTTGCTTATTAGTGGAATTCTTATAGTGACCAGTACATTCTAAATGCACATACAAATGGAAGTGAATCCGCGAGTGCCAACTTCTACTGACATCTTGACACTAGCGTGTTAATAAAATTCATAAGAGTACAGTAGTTATAATTGTAAATGTGTTCTTCTTTACCTATCGCCTTTTTAAACACAGCTACTACCAGAGTATGTTCGAAACCTGGTCCATCGCAAATGCCTCGGGTGTCAAGTCGGGCCCGGCCTTGAGCAGGTACTTGAACCACGAGCTCAACGTGGCTACTACCATGGACTCGATCTACGTCGTTGTTACCCTGATACCGTGTGCGAAGTTGTGGCCTTGGCTTGGAGAGCAACTAAATGTCAACTCGGTTTGTGGTCAATCACGTTTTATGTTCAAGTAGGCCTCTAgtatattttaatcatattagAGTTCAAAgtagaaattaaaattaaaagaatgaCGTATGTGATGATGTGCATCTTCAGTCGAACAcgtatatttacatatattcaaTTCAAAAAGTGTGAACTTTCTTTCAGAGCTCATTTGGCGTCTATGATTCCTGGGTCAAGACGAACTTCGGGTATTCAAGCGAATATAAAACGTACGAGACACTGATCAACAACGCCGAAACATGGGGTCACATAGATAGGCACAGAGCTCTAGAGGCTTACAGAGGAAGTATGAGTGGGGAAGCCGATTTCTTCAATACAATCAAGACCGTTTAGAGAACTACTTTTCTTGGGAATCGCATATAGGCCCGTTTTCGGTCATTCGAATATTCTTTCCCAACCGTAGTGTTAACTCTTGACATTTATTATTATGAACAATACAAGGTAATGACTAGTTATTTGAAAATGTGTTCCCATTCCTTgtgtttaattgttaaaacaaCTCTAACAAATGAATTAAagtaaattatttcaatattgcgTTGTTATATGGATCCTTTCATGATGTTCCTTTCACGCGATGAGTAAATAAACAGTCATTGACTATTCATAGCAAAACATGTAGTGTAACACATGTTCTGTGCATCACATTCCATCAGAATATCAACTGTTAAACAATCCAATAAAGACAGGGAAgtttatgtcaatatttattataaatgtattcatttttaacCAAAGTTGAACATTAAGCCGAAAGTTTCTTCAGAGGGTGTACATGCAAGATTGACCATTTCCGATATTGTTATGGTTTGTTATTGAAGCAATTATAGTTGTTCGCAACTAAACTAAGGTT encodes:
- the LOC127856365 gene encoding uncharacterized protein LOC127856365, with protein sequence MPHLMHQAIVILLSEYLWAQTASDRNAALNSAFVQGLKNATLDPEAFGNYMIQDSLFCYAVKNIIDIALKNATDPAVWKFLNATGASYESYYQSMFETWSIANASGVKSGPALSRYLNHELNVATTMDSIYVVVTLIPCAKLWPWLGEQLNVNSSSFGVYDSWVKTNFGYSSEYKTYETLINNAETWGHIDRHRALEAYRGSMSGEADFFNTIKTV